A stretch of Camelina sativa cultivar DH55 chromosome 18, Cs, whole genome shotgun sequence DNA encodes these proteins:
- the LOC104760608 gene encoding RING-H2 finger protein ATL16-like, whose translation MDLSNNSNLLRDLSFSPPPPPPVFHRASSTGTSFPILAVAVIGILATAFLLVSYYVFVIKCCLNWHQIDILRRFSLSRRRHNNQDPLMVYSPEFRTRGLDESVIRAIPIFKFKKRDDQNDGVFTGEEEKSFQECSVCLNEFEDEEKLRIIPNCCHLFHIDCIDVWLQNNANCPLCRARVSSDTSYPPDRVSAPSTSPENQVVLRGENEYVIIELGHSIGSNRDSPRNGRLLMEQERSNSGHLMSEDTLNSISPSPKKLDRGGLPRKWRKLQKVTSMGDECIDIRRGEDEQFSSIQPIRRSISMDSSADRQLYLAVQEAIRKNREAQVVGDGGGCSSSGNVSNYKVRRSFFSFGSNRRSRSSSILPLYFEP comes from the coding sequence ATGGATCTATCAAACAATAGCAACCTCCTCCGGGATCTGAGCTTCTcacctccgccgccgccgcctgTCTTCCACCGTGCGAGCTCGACAGGGACGAGTTTCCCTATCTTAGCCGTTGCGGTGATCGGAATCTTAGCCACAGCATTCTTACTGGTAAGCTATTATGTTTTCGTTATCAAATGTTGTCTCAACTGGCACCAAATCGACATTCTTCGTCGGTTCTCCTTATCTCGAAGGCGACACAACAACCAAGATCCTTTAATGGTTTACTCTCCAGAGTTCAGAACCCGTGGTCTTGATGAATCTGTCATTAGAGCAATCCCAATCTTTAAATTCAAGAAGAGAGACGATCAAAACGACGGCGTTTTtacaggagaagaagagaagagttttCAAGAATGCTCTGTTTGTTTGAATGAGTTTGAAGATGAGGAGAAGTTGAGGATTATCCCAAATTGTTGTCATTTGTTTCATATTGACTGTATCGATGTATGGCTTCAGAACAATGCCAATTGCCCTTTGTGTAGAGCTAGGGTTTCTTCTGACACAAGTTACCCTCCGGATCGGGTTTCTGCTCCGAGCACTTCTCCCGAGAATCAGGTCGTGTTAAGAGGTGAGAACGAGTATGTGATCATTGAGCTAGGGCATAGCATTGGTAGTAACAGAGATAGTCCGAGAAACGGAAGGTTACTTATGGAACAAGAAAGGTCAAACTCAGGTCACCTAATGAGCGAAGACACTCTCAATTCGATCAGTCCATCTCCAAAGAAGCTTGACCGTGGAGGGCTTCCAAGGAAATGGAGAAAGCTTCAGAAGGTCACGAGTATGGGGGACGAATGCATCGACATAAGAAGAGGTGAAGACGAGCAATTTAGCAGTATTCAGCCCATTAGAAGATCAATCTCAATGGATTCATCGGCGGATCGACAGCTTTACCTGGCGGTTCAAGAAGCGATTCGGAAGAACCGAGAAGCTCAGGTGGTCGGAGACGGAGGAGGATGTAGCAGTAGTGGCAATGTTAGTAATTACAAAGTGAGGagatctttcttctcttttgggAGCAATCGTCGTTCTAGAAGTTCCTCCATATTGCCTCTTTATTTTGAACCCTAA